Below is a window of Chaetodon trifascialis isolate fChaTrf1 chromosome 17, fChaTrf1.hap1, whole genome shotgun sequence DNA.
TACTGATACCATAAGATTAAAGCTGTTAACACGGACATTTGTTGCGGTGTAGGAACTTGCATGAGAACTGTTTCTAATCCTGTGTGAGATCAGATGTGGTTACCACACGACTGAAAAGGGGATTATTTTTGATTCTGCACCAATCCAGTTTTCTCTCTCTAAGGACGTGCTCCCAGTTTAAGATGAGCACACACCAGAAGATAAACCGCTgcagtgtgtatgcatgttaATAGTTATGCAGAGCTTTTAAGTAAGGATTCAGCCCAGAAAGCTGAAAGTCTGAACCTCTAATATTAGTCTTCCTTTTACTTGTGACAGCACTGAGATTCAAAGAACTCCTTCCAGCTACAGTGTACTGCTGTATGTAAGACAAAGCTCTACAGTTTTAACTCAATATCTTATATAAATTTAATCTTTGACACTCAATAAGTCTCTTTTACTCAGAGCACCAGAGGAAATACTGAGAACAGGAGGAATAACATGTGCTCTATAAAAGCTGTGCTCTATTTATTAGTTAAAACCTGATGTTTTGACCTTCGTCTGATATTtacctgcagcagtttgtctctgGATGTTTGAGCACAGATCCTGGACCTTaatacactctcacacactcacaaggacacacacaaagagagagaaagagaggttgGCTAGCATCCAGCTACATCATTTCTAACCACTAATCACATTGGCAGTTTGTGCTATAATGGAACATCTTAAAAAACGAGTGATGTGCACAACGCTGCCTTCGTCCAGTCGTTCAAACATCTTAAATATGTTTGTCtaatgtacattttattgactGTCAGATATTAGGAAGCACGTCAATCATGCTCCGAGGGAAAGTCTTCATTCCCGTGGTTCATTCTCTCCTCGTTGTGTTTAAGAAACTGAAATAGAGAAGCGCTCCATCTAATCAACTAAATTCTGCCCCGGAGCCTGTTGGCTCTCAGCACAAGTCTTACGAGCGCGTTGTTGATTTCTCAGGGGCCCGCTTTGAATGATGATCTGagcgccagcagcagcagctcagtggagATCAGCGGCCTGCTGACTGAAGCCAAGATGTCGGGACGCTCGCACACCCTGGTGCTCTCCTCAGATGAGGTGCGGTTGCAAACctgaaatattttccttttttaaatgattcaaaTACATGAGATTCACATATGAACTAACAGACACCAGCTTTGTAAAAAATGGAGGTGTCTGTCACGTCGTTTGTCTTACAATTAAATGCAAACAACCGAAACACAgaaatcccacaatgcacctctgTGTCAGTGCCCCCATTTATCACCTCTGTAGATACCTCTGCAGCTTCTCCCTCTGGCACAAAACAACAAGCTAAAAATCAAAGCGCCGGATTAGGCTCATTGTATTCAAATGCTGGTCTAAGCTGCTGTTGTGGAAGCCATattgtttcctctctgttaaCAAGCCagttgtcttcttttgtcttcaatgctgctgtgttcagagTCTGGATATGATAGATGATGAGGTGAGACTGAGGCTGCAAGCCTCCAGAGGCATGTGTTTTactgcatgcttgtgtgttgAGCATCagccatttgtgtgtgtctcattcCCGCACGTCATTCGTGGTGAATTCTTCTCCGCACGCCCCACAGAGTAATAAGTGTTGCTACAGAATACAGTCTCCAGTTACGGTTCAGTGCACGGTTAAAAAGCTGTTAGAGAAAAGTTTTGTATctcatctgcctctctctttctgttcctGTACGTATCCAGATTCTAGATGAAGGACAGTATTCAAAGCAGTATCAGTGGCAGAACCGCAGCATCACAGAGTGGACCTCCCAGCAAGTTGCCCGCTGGCTCATGGGCCTCAATTTAGAACACCATATCCCAGAATTCACTGCCCAAAACATCGATGGAGAAcgactgctgcagctggagagccCTGAGCTCAAGGTAAGCTAAAACATCAGGTTTTTCATACAGATGTTGTGCTCACGTGGGTTTATATCGATATTCGCCTTTTGCAGGCCCTTGGAGTTACTTCTTCCCAGGACCGTGCCCTGATCAAGAAAAAGATCAAAGACCTCAAAGTTCTGATGGAGAAGGCCAGGAGGAACCGAGAGAAAGTGGAGAAACAGCGCGAGAAGCTGCGGAAGAgagagctggagcagcagcagaaagaggcGCGCAAAGAGAGCGCGGCGGAGTGACGCGAACGGCTGGACCACCTCCCACTTTACTGTAGCACCACACCAAGTAGCATCACGAGGAACAGACCGTCAGCAGGCCCCACAAACGAACCCCGGGGGACGCCTGCTCAGCAGTTCAATCGTTCTGAGCGGTGGAGCTACGCAGCCAACTGTTCGAGATTGTTGAGTGACTATCTCACCAAGcaaatgaaaccaaaatgaGCAGTTGGATAATAGGATGCTGCCCCAGTCATTCGCCTCATTTTACACACCTGCCCTGTGTTTTTAGCCATTTAAGAATTTACTCACTtctatttattttgctgtttattgCTGTAAATCtggtttatttattcatatccAGAGCAAGTGTGAAACGTGCACCTCAGCCTCGTCCCATATCATCTTCAGAGCCGTCTGCGTCACCCGTCACAGCTCCCGTAGACATGACGGCCGCGTGCGTGTACAGTGATgaatacagacacaaacatgtctgACGTGCCATTTTGATAGACTCGTGTAAATCCTGTCCAGATACATAGATCAGCAGGATCGCTCTATTCCTTTGATGAAGCACATGCAGGTCGGGCCTGCGTGGTGGAATATATGAAGCAGTGTTCATCTCCCACCACTGGATGTCCCCATGCTGCTTACTCTCACTACTGAAGAAGGCAACACTGGAACTGAAGCGGGAACCAAGTTTCACTGGGAGAAACAAACGCTCTCAGTACAAGAACACTGGAAGTGCGAACACTGTAAATTTAACCTCTGTTCCCTACAGTATCCATGTACCACACTGAAGCAGGTCACGGTAGGAAGGACGAGGACGTACTGTACTCACTGGACTGGTTCTAATGGAGACTTCAGGTACATTATAATCAAGAAATTTGTAACTTACCAAACCCGtaccacaaaaacaacaacaaagagaaacTTCTTGCTTATATGCATAATGTTGCTTTGACTCCGCTTGTAACCTGCTTTTGACCTCTTTTTATATTCTCTCTCAATAACAAAGTAATACCCCGCCGCTGCCTTTAGAAATTCTAGAGTAGTAGAATTTTTCTGAACTCTACCCGCTTCTGTGTGAGTGTCGAAACACATGCAGTAGACTTAACAtttcccattgttttgttttttttctttcatgaagCTCTCCACGCAAATGACTTTGGAATAATATTTAGGAATGCTGCCATATAGAAGGACAGATGCCGTGAGTCCAGAAATTGTCCGACCTGATACGACTGATGTTACACTGATAATTGCACCTGATAGATGCAGTATAGTTTTAATTTTCTTATGAAACCATTTCAGTAAGacttaaaacattttgatttactcgttagattaaaaaaatctatacCTTTGAAATTATTTTGACATATGTATTTTATGCAAATCGTTTCTTTTAGGATGGTGAAGCTCGCCGAGAGACGTGTTCCCTGTGTTACTTCTTTATCATTCCCGAGAATCATTCCGTAGGTTTACATTAACTATAGAGGCGCCAGTGTCACCGTGACGAAAGTGAAGGCAGCTTTGGTTATGATTCGCTTTTGTCTTAAGGGCCCTGCCTGGTGCACTGTTAAGGttaagaacaagaagaagaagaagtagaagagtAGGAGTTACAGATACCTCCAAGCAATGCCACAGTAATACAGGTATCACTGAtctgttaatgttattatttatttatttctgtatttaatgAAGCTACTGACTACTGTTTATGGTAACTTATACAAATGAGAGTATTATTAACACCTAATGATGATTTATCCAGAATTGTATGATTACTTCCTATTGccaaaacataattaaaactgTTCATTAAAAGTGATTTAGATTCATATGGTTGTCAAGTGAAGGATTTGAAGCAAACACAGTAATACTCCCCCATCGTGCTTGTGGTTTTCCTCTAATACAACCATAGTGCTGCTCAAGTGCTCCTCCAATAAACTGCTCATGATGTGTTCTTATGAAAGATTTTGTAACACTTGAACCTTTCTGTGAATaccccccccccgccctccCCCGTCAAGTCAGTCAGCTGACTGCACTCTTTTGACTCTTTTGTATGTATAGTAAAACACTGAGAGCAATACGCTGTAAGAATCCTAAAGAAGCCTTGTTTTCTAtcgtgtcagtgtgtgtgcacagtttgtCTGAGGGTTGTGGAGGCCAAAAGGTCAAACCTGAGGCCAAAATGTGTTGCCGAATCTTTTTCTATGTGCTTGACTGAGCTTGAAACCAGCGTATGGATGAGACCCTTTTGCTCCTGGCAGGCGAAAAAACGTTTGAGTCGCGTCTGGAAGGGTTTGTCTCTGGTGTTACGTAAAGAGCAGAGGATAATCACCCACAAACTGCTAGTCATGCTTTCACTCTTTTAAAAAGCTGTGcttattctcctcctcctcctgctccctttTTTGTCATGACCTTGCTCTCTTTTTCGCATTCTGAAAAGTATGAAAGGGCAGCTACCTGTCACGCTGAATAAAATGTGCAGTCACTGTCCatagtttgcttttgtttcttcttttttcaccACTTCTGCATACGTTTCAGTGGTTCATTGGTAGCCAGAGACAGAAACCTGCCTCCCATGCAGTCAGAAAGTGTATAAAATTCATGTTCGGACTGTTTATGATTGTTCTTTTTTCACTCCTGTCTGCCTACAGTTTCTAGTTAGTTAGTACTATCtaaagtcaaataaatgtgCATTCAATTCAGTCGTATTTAGATTTaagaacagaagagaagagaatcAGCAGCTTTCTCTCAGAAACCTTTACCGCCCCCATGCCATGTTCGCATGGCCTGTTATTTTTACCATGTGACCATCCGCTGCATGATGCCCTTCTCCGAGAGGACATCTGAGCAGACTGGCTGGCCTGGAGTCAGCCGCAGTCAGCTTTAGCTCTCCagtcctcttctctctcctttctatTTATACTCGGCCTAATTTCACTCCAGGGCTATTTTTTTCCCTGCACGACTCCCTCCTGTCACTTGTTGCCCCTCTTCATGGACTTCATTTccgtcctccttcctcctcccatTCATGATGGCCGGGCTTATGGAGGCCTTCCAGCATGGGTATGGTTAACACCTTCATTATCGCCATTTGTACGTTTATTTACAGTCTCCTCCATGCTGTGTGGAGGACGTTAGTGTCCTCTCCGGCTGGTTTGGCAGTGCCATACAGGCAGCAAGGTCTTTCTTTTGGGGAGTTCATGGAGGAGCTTAGCCCCAAACAACTGgctgtcaaacagctgaagcAACAGTTCCTGCAGGCCCTGCGGGCCAACAATGCTCAGGAGGTCCTGCAGATTCTACACTCCAGGAAACTAGACATTGACACtgtgctggaggtggaggaccCCAGCATGGTACTGGCCTCATACAAAcaaggtgaggaggaagagactgaTCCACATTTCACCTGCGGCAACAAACAGAATGGtgcttgtactgtatgtttgtcaTACTATATCAAGCATTTAGACACAGAAAGATGAGTTATCACGTGACTCCAGCAAGAGTGTGAGAGCATTTATACATAGGATGATAGAAAAATAGAATGTAAACACCTCCTGAATTTCCCAGCTAAGGGATTAGTTCTGTAGTTTATACACTAGGTGGTGCTAAATCCCCATGGATCCAAAAGTTGGatacaataaaaaacactgGACACCAGGTGAATAACCTGTATAACATACATGGCTACTGGTGAACAAGCACACTGCAACATAAGAACAAAGCCATTATGAGATATTTCCAGTCAGTGTTATTTTTCCTACCACCGAAAGATGCACTTTATGGTTTTTTCTATGGATCAGCATTGACTAAATATCTAGTAAACCAGCGAGTCTTCAAACTCCTTTGATTGTCTTATTGACTGCAGGTTATTGGCTCCCGGGCTACAAACTGGAGCATTCCTGGGCGATGGGCATTCATGTATGTGTGCTCTACAATGCTCTGGAAACGGCATTGGTGCTCCTTCAGGAGGGTGCAGCTGTCAACCGGATGCCCAACGGGAAGACGCCGCTACACGTCGCGTGCGAGGTTGCCAACAGTGATTTTGTTGCCTTGCTTTTGGCTCACGGGGCAAAGGTCAACAGCCTGTCACTGAGCGGACACACGCCACTGCACCACTGCAGCACCCCAGAGTCTGTAGACTGTGCCAAGCAGCTCATCCTCAAAGGTCAGGAGGGAAAGTGCAAATGCATGCAGTGTACAAAcacccaaaacaacaaaataaccaTTGCTTTGTTCCTCATGAAGGTGCAAAAGTCAATATGCCCAGCCACAGTGATGAGGACACACCTTTGCACACAGCAGCCAAATTCGGTGTCCCAGAGCTGTTGGCTCTGTATTTGACCCACGGAGCATCTGTGGACGCTGTCAACTCTCTCCAGGAGACGCCCCTGATGACTGCAACCTTCTGGGCTTTTGACACAAAAAAGCAAATCTACAGCCAAGACCATCATTTAGTCTGTCGCCTCCTGCTGGACCACCAAGCAGGTGAGGATTTGGACCAGTGCCTGGAgatgacttttatttttttactcaTACTGTCAGTGTTTTGAACCATGGAGGCTTTGAGATTTCTTTTCCACAACATTTCTTTCTGTTCCAGATCCGAACCTCCAGGAGGAGGACTATAAAACTGCTCTTCACAAGGCGGCGTGGAACTGCGATCACGTCCTGATGCAGATGCTGCTGGAGGCCGGAGCAGATGCA
It encodes the following:
- the asb4 gene encoding ankyrin repeat and SOCS box protein 4, translating into MVNTFIIAICTFIYSLLHAVWRTLVSSPAGLAVPYRQQGLSFGEFMEELSPKQLAVKQLKQQFLQALRANNAQEVLQILHSRKLDIDTVLEVEDPSMVLASYKQGYWLPGYKLEHSWAMGIHVCVLYNALETALVLLQEGAAVNRMPNGKTPLHVACEVANSDFVALLLAHGAKVNSLSLSGHTPLHHCSTPESVDCAKQLILKGAKVNMPSHSDEDTPLHTAAKFGVPELLALYLTHGASVDAVNSLQETPLMTATFWAFDTKKQIYSQDHHLVCRLLLDHQADPNLQEEDYKTALHKAAWNCDHVLMQMLLEAGADARAMDINGCAPIQYLLKVTDVRAMAIPELCYQLLLNYNAARIYPPQFHKVLQSCHDYPRAVEIMVNSYERLKPTKKWRAAIPDDCYTRHKDFYDSLFAVCTNTPRSLLHLTRCAIRSSLGGFCQRGVAQLPLPPPMKKYVLLEPEGILY